TATTCCGCTAAACCTTCACCACGAATAATTTGTTCTTCTCCAGTACCCACTTTATTTGTAATAAGTGATGTGTATCGAAGTAAGCTAGAGATGTTGCCGTTTAGATTATAAGGTCCATCACCGAAGATTACGACGCCACTTTGATTTGATGTTGTTGAAGAACTCAAACAAAGTCCGAACCTTGTATTGAGATTTAAAGCAGAGGCTAATTGAGCAGGAAATGATATTTTGGTCCTTCCAAAACCAGCCATACCGACAACTCCCTTAGCCAGACCACCAGCATTTGATGCAGTCGCACAGAGGAAGATAAATCGATGCACAGTAACACCATTTCCTACACGGCCTTTTTCGTCTCTGGAATTAATTGCAACAATATCTGTAGATACCTCGCCAAATGAAGAATTGCCTGTCACGGTGTTAAGAGGATACCTCCAACATGTTTCAGCGTCAGTGCACCCTGGTGATCCAACTTGACCCCAGGTACATATTAAACAATATTTAGACGTCCGAGCCAGGTGGCATTGAGTGGTGCCACAGCCAGCTGAACGGATGGTGGTGGAATTGTAACCTTTTTCACAGACAGTCCACAGAAATCGGCCTCCGAGATCAACGGTTAGTCGAACGGGGACAAGAGGAGTTCTCTGTTTGATGGGTGTAACGTATTGAAGTGTAGTTGGATCTTTGTAGATTGGAAGGTAAACTTGCTTGGGGGATGTTGCAGATTTTGCTAAAGAGGAGGAGGACAAAAATAGAAAAGAGCAGGCTAAGAATAAAAGCATTAAACAAgaagggaaagccatgattaaTATTTTTCAGGTGCTGAGTTTGGATAGATTAGAGATTTTGATTGAATTTATAGAGACTTCGAAATGTATTTAGTCTTTAGTTTATAGTATTAATTACATTCCGAGTTGAGACCCTACATGTGCTTCCCAACACCACCCAGTCAAGCTCTGTGATTAATATATATTCCATGTGCGCAGTGTGGATTTATTATAATCTCTAGGTTTATTACATGTAATAGAATGCATGCTTATCTCAGTTTCCTTCTATTTGTTGTGTTTTGACCTTGTTACCATTTTAATCATGTTTTTTGGGTGTACTCATGTATTTAAACTTTATAATAAACAAATTTTCAGGCATGCACAATTTTATTCGCGCAATCCCTCCATAATAATATTTGTGTAAATTATTATCTATTAATACACATATTCTTCGTACATATTTTGACTTCAATATTTAATTTTGTTATAAATTACGTAATAGTAGTTTTAGCGTATCACTTCACTAAATGTTATCTTAATTAATTTCTCAAAAATATTCAATGGATACAGAGTTCAGATCCTATAATTTAAAATTCTAATGAATCCGGAATATTATGTCGCTAAGATCGGACGGTGCTCAGATTTGAATTCGAATCCCCAAATTTAAATAGATATGAAATGCAAATTTAATTATTCGATCAAAAACTTAGAGGGAGGAAAAGATAGTTATTAATTAATGTATACTAAACTATTATATA
This sequence is a window from Apium graveolens cultivar Ventura chromosome 9, ASM990537v1, whole genome shotgun sequence. Protein-coding genes within it:
- the LOC141682911 gene encoding putative aspartic proteinase GIP2, which produces MAFPSCLMLLFLACSFLFLSSSSLAKSATSPKQVYLPIYKDPTTLQYVTPIKQRTPLVPVRLTVDLGGRFLWTVCEKGYNSTTIRSAGCGTTQCHLARTSKYCLICTWGQVGSPGCTDAETCWRYPLNTVTGNSSFGEVSTDIVAINSRDEKGRVGNGVTVHRFIFLCATASNAGGLAKGVVGMAGFGRTKISFPAQLASALNLNTRFGLCLSSSTTSNQSGVVIFGDGPYNLNGNISSLLRYTSLITNKVGTGEEQIIRGEGLAEYFIGVKSIKIRNRTVKLNTTLLQINNIGFGGTKISTVNPYTVLETSIYNAVIRAFVNELKNVTRVPAVAPFGACFSSRNIRNTRVGPSVPAIDLVMKEKNMVWTMYGANTMVRVNKDVLCLGFVDGGEPTYITSIVIGGHQLEENLLTFDLERSRLGFSSSLLSQKTTCSNYKAVSYA